In the genome of Streptomyces sp. Q6, the window GAGCCGGACGCCGCCGACGATCTCGCGGCGGACGCGCTGCTCGCGCTCTGGCACCGCTGGGACCGGGTCCGGGCGGCCGAGCATCCCGTCGCGTACGCGCGCGGCGTCGTCGCCAACCTCGCCCGCACCCGGATCCGCAGCGCCATCCGTGAGCGGCGGCGCGTAGCCCTGTTCTGGTCGGGCCGTCAGGAACGCACCGACGGACCCGATGTGCCGGCCGTCGTCGACGTCCAGGACGCGCTGCGGGAACTGCCGTTCCGCAAGCGCGCGTGTGTCGTGCTGCGGCACGCCTTCGATCTGTCGGAGAAGGACACCGCGCTCGCCCTGGGGATCTCGGTCGGTACGGTGAAGAGCCAGACGTCGAAGGGCCTGGCCGAACTGGAACGCCGGCTCGGCCACGAGCAGCTGAACGGGCAGACGCCACGGCGCGTACGGGCGGTCGGTGCGGCACTCGATGCCACGGAAGGAGGTCGGCGATGAGCGACGACCTGCGGCAGCGGCTGCGCGAGGCCGCCGACACGCACCGGCCCGACCGGGAGCGGATGCTGGCCCGGATCGAGCGCGCTATGCACGAACAGCCCGCGGCGCGGCCCGAACGGCACCGGCCCGCCGTCGGCTGGGTGCGGATCGCCGGGGTCACCGCCGGGGTCGCCGGGGTGCTCGCCGTCGGCGGGTTCGCGGTCGGCGCGGCCCTGCGCCAGGACGAGACCCCGCAGCAGCGGGTCGCCGTCTCGCCGACGCCCACGACCGCGCCGTCGCCGGACGCCACCTCGCGCGAGCCGCGGCCCTCCACGACCGCGACCTCCTCCGGGAACGCCGCCGAGCCCTCGCGGACTCCGGAGCGTTCCGCCTCCTCCGGTCCCGCGAAGCCGTCGGCCGGTTCGGGCGGCGGTTCGGACGAGAAGCCGCCGGTGAACGACACCACCGACGGACCCCTGTGGTCGGACGGGTCGGTCGACCCGGGGTCGAACGACTACTGGGGCCAGAGCAACGTCACGTTCAAGACGAAGGACCCGCTGTCCGAGCTGACCGTCGAGCTGCGGGTCGCGCAGACCGGCAAGGTCGCCAGCACCGGCCACTGGCGCTCCCTGCCCGCCGACGACTTCACCGAGTCCGTCGACGAGAAGGACGGGTTCCTCGTGTACCGGTGGGTGCTGAAGGACGGGCGGACGGTACCGGCCGGGGAGAGCGTGTTCGCCGGTCAGTACGACCATGCCTCCGGGGGGCGGGACGCCTCGGACGACCGGTACTCCGTGACGGGGCGGACGACCGCGGGCCGGGACGCCTCCGTGGGCGGGGACTTCGAGTAGTCCGGTCCGGTTGCTTCTCGCCGCTCCGGTTGCTCGTCCACGGTCCGGTCGCCTTCCGCCGGTCCCGTTCCGGTCCCGTTGCTCGTCGCCGGTCCGGCTGTGTGCCGGCGAAGAATCGGGGCGCGGGAGAACGGGGCGACTTCGCGGCAACCTTTCCGCGCCGGGGGGCGACCAACGGGCATGACCAACAGCCAACCCCCTCGTTCCCACCGTCGCCGCGTGACCCGGCGGCGGGCCGTCCTCGGTGGGCTCGCCGCGTTCACGCTCACCGGCGCCGCCGTCGCCACCAGTGGGATGCTCAACTCCGCCGGTGCCGCCACCACGTGGCCCGAGGCGAAGGGCACCCAGGCCGTCTCCTCCACCATCTCCGTCTCGGGCACGCTCGACGGGGGCTACAAGCGTTACTACGGCTCCGGCGACCTGGGCGGCGACGGCCAGGACGAGGGCCAGGACCCGATCTTCAACTTGAAGGACGGCGCCGTCCTGAAGAACGTCATCATCGGCTCCCCCGCCGCCGACGGCGTGCACTGCGCCGGAACCTGCACGCTCCAGAACGTCTGGTGGGAGGACGTCGGCGAGGACGCCGCCACCTTCAAGGGCAAGTCCACCTCGTCCGTCTACACCGTGTACGGGGGCGGCGCGAAGTCGGCCTCCGACAAGGTGTTCCAGTTCAACGGCGCCGGAAAGCTGGTCGTCACCAAGTTCCAGGTGGCGAACTTCGGCAAGCTGGTGCGCAGTTGCGGCAACTGCTCGACCCAGTACAAGAACCGCAACATCATCATCAACGACGTCGACATCACCGCCCCCGGCAAGTCGATCGTCGGCATCAACTCCAACTACGGTGACACCGCCGCCCTGCGCAACGTCCGTATCCACGGCGACAGCAGCAAGAAGATCAAGCCGTGCGTGCGGTACCAGGGGAACGACACCGGGGCCGAGCCCAAGGAACTGGGCAGCGGACCCGACGGGACGTACTGCCGGTACACCGCCTCCGATCTGACCTACGACTGATCCGACGACTGATCCGTCAACTGCCCCTCGCCCGAGCCACGTTCGTCCCCGGTTGGCCCCCCGGCCGGGGACATGCCCCTGACCGCCCCCCGGTCAGGGGACGGGGGAACCCCCAGGAGGAGCGCCCCCGCCGGTGGGACCCGGCGGGGGCGCTCTTCGTCGACTCGCCCGCGAGCGACGTCAGTTCATGGTCGAGCCGATCGTGGTCGAGCCG includes:
- a CDS encoding SigE family RNA polymerase sigma factor; this translates as MSTVVDDAASAEFHAFFERHHAELARLAHLLTGEPDAADDLAADALLALWHRWDRVRAAEHPVAYARGVVANLARTRIRSAIRERRRVALFWSGRQERTDGPDVPAVVDVQDALRELPFRKRACVVLRHAFDLSEKDTALALGISVGTVKSQTSKGLAELERRLGHEQLNGQTPRRVRAVGAALDATEGGRR
- a CDS encoding pectate lyase codes for the protein MTNSQPPRSHRRRVTRRRAVLGGLAAFTLTGAAVATSGMLNSAGAATTWPEAKGTQAVSSTISVSGTLDGGYKRYYGSGDLGGDGQDEGQDPIFNLKDGAVLKNVIIGSPAADGVHCAGTCTLQNVWWEDVGEDAATFKGKSTSSVYTVYGGGAKSASDKVFQFNGAGKLVVTKFQVANFGKLVRSCGNCSTQYKNRNIIINDVDITAPGKSIVGINSNYGDTAALRNVRIHGDSSKKIKPCVRYQGNDTGAEPKELGSGPDGTYCRYTASDLTYD